CAGGAGCCATACACCTCAACATGTTTATTACCAAGGGGGAGGCCGGGGccggtggggaaggggaggacgTGAGGCTGCTCGGTGTCCGCGGGCAGCACTAGGTCGTGCTGCCTGAAGTCCATTGCCCGTCCCTGTGGTGGGCTGAGACCGGCCCCAACTCATCGCCCCGCTGCGTGGTGCCACCTCCTTGCCCGCCGGTGTCAGACGGTGACCTCGGTCTTGCTGTTGGTGGCGAGGTGCCGCGAGGTCTGCCCGTACAGCAGGGtggcggggcccggccggcgGGGGCCGCGCTGAGGgcccccctcccagccctctgaCGGCTTGGGGGGGCCCTTGGTCTTGGTGGCCCCCAGTGGGGGGCAGCCCTcaggcagccccggcccctcggCATGTGGGaagggcagggtgctgggggggggcacctCTGGCCCCCCGAAATGCCTGTAGAAGTCCTCGGGGATGCtctctgtggggacagggacactggTGACACCCCTGTGGGGACACTGCCTCCTGTGGCGTGGGAGGGTTGACAGGGGGGGCACCCTGGGTACCAATGGGCTGGGGGATGCAGTGGGTCTGGGGGGGTTGTCCCCTTCCCTCCGtgccccccacagccccatcccCACTCACCTCCAGTCGTGAGCGTGGCATAGGCGCTGTAGCCGGGGGCCGTCGGGGGCAGGCTGCCCGCCAGCAGCAGGCGCTTGCCGTGGCTGTGGGGCCGCCCCAGCGGGGGGACGCCGGCACTGGCCACCGCGTTGTTCAGGGGCAGCTTGTCTGGGGGCAGAGCCAAggtggggggctcgggggcgcTCACAGCCCCTCATGCTGCCCCCCACACCGCCCTTTTCCCCAGCGGGGAGCAGGCACCCACCCGCCCAGCGGCACCTCGGCCCCAGGGGGATGTTcggggaaggggccgggggtGGCAGGGCCTTACCTGCGCTGCTCCTGGGGGACCCCCGGGCGAGCCCCTCGCCCAGCTGCACCTGCACGCTGCCCATGAGGCCGTCGATGTGCTCGGAGGGGCCGTGGCCTGGCTGCTTCAGCAGGTCGGTGAGCGtcctgggaaggggcagagggaCGTCAGGCGATACCCTGCTGCCCGTGTCCTCCCCTCGCGGCCCTGATGTCCCCTCTGCCTGTCGTCCCATGCCACATGCAGCAGGGACAGGCGGCGGGCCATGCACCGGGGTCATTTCAAAGCAGGGAAGACCCCAAGGAAGGGATGAGAGAGGGGTGCTCgtgctgctgtggggaggaGGCTGGACAGGTAGCCTCTGGTGCATGCGCTGCCATTTGCGACACCCTCCTGGTAAGCGATAGCATTAAACATTAAACACCATTACATAAGATACAGCGCTCTCCCGTTTGGCATTCACACCCAGAGACGCTGCAGTACCACCGTGGCACACCGGCCATCCCAGAGCAGGGCACGCACAGCGGCATGGCCTTCAGCAGCCGGTCCTGGGTAGGAAACCACGCTCCTGTGTGGGGGGGAGAACCCCCCGCGTGGTGCTGCATCGGTGGGGGGGGCCCCCGGGCCCGACCTTGACCAAAGCCCCGTCCACACTTGTCCCATGCTGTGGCCCCGCGCCTCCTCATGTCCGCAGTGGCCCAAGCCTCAGCCGGGGGCATGGTCACAGGCCCTGCCATGGGCGCCGTGCGGCAAGCCGGGGCCTGCACACCAGTGCCCTCGCATGAAGCAGCTGGTGGACCCTCACTGTAACGAAGGCCGGTGGTGCCCTGGGCTGCGTTAGGCAGAGTATTGCCAGCAGACGGAGGGAGGTGagccttcccctctgctcagtgctggtgaggccgcacctggAGCGCTGggcccagttctgggctcccagtacaagagagacgtATACATGCTGGGGAGAGCCCAACAGAGGGGCACCGAGCTGaggaagggactggagcacctctcctgtgaggagaggctgagagctggggccgttcagcctggggaagaggaggctcaggggattTATCCATGTCTATAGGTActtgaagggagggtgcaaagaggacagagccaggctcttgtcagcggcaggacaagaggcactgggcactaactggaacacaggaggttccctctgaacatctgGAAGTACTTCTTCACTGTGCGGGTGGCCAacccagagaggctggggaCCCTCCCTgcttggagatctccaaaagcctcctggacgtggtcctgggcagcctgctccgggtggccctgctggggtaGGGGACCTCCAGCAATGCCTACCCACCTCAGCTGTGACCTGAGCCTATGTCAGTGCTGGTCTTTGCACAGAGACCTCTCTACTCCATAACTTGTCTCTTCCTAAAGCCCCAAATGCAATCCACCCCGATCTCCATATGCCCCCACAGCATGAGCAGTGCTTTACTGAGCCGAACCACCATGACCCCACACATCTCCCAGAGACCTGCCGGAGCTcctggcccccagccctgcaccagccctgctcccctgcccacGGGGCCATCCCGGAGCAGCTCTGGGAGCCCAGGGCTTGTGCTGGGCAGGGCACGGGGCCGGCAGCTCCCATGGGGCCGGGGGCAAAGGCTGTCACAGCGGGAGCTGCCGCGCTGTCAgccgctgcctccccagggCCCTGCTCGCCGCCCCCTTCCCCCACGTGTCCCTGGAGGCCACCGCTCGCCGGGCTTGTTTCACCAGGAGGTCCGATGCGATTTGACCTATTTCGTTTTTTTCCTCGGGTCTATTTACCAAGCTCGAGCAGTCCTTTAGCTGCGACTTTTCCTCTCCAGATAAATCCATCAGTGCTCTTTTCCACACgcctgcccccggccccagTCACCCGGACAATAACGGCAAGAGCGGCTCTCTCCCTGTCCCCGAGCCATGCACAGGAGGTGCCCTGGGGGAGGACGTGTGCCAAGGCGCTGCTGGCTCAGTGGAcgtgttttttgggggggtgaaAGCTCTAATTTGGGGGcttggggagggctggggaaggtCAGGTTGCATTAACTTAGCTTATCCAAAGGTCTGTGGCTCTGAGATGGCTCCGGGGTGCAGAGCAAGGTGGGGAATGCGGGGCATATCAGTGGATCAGCTGTAAACCTGCACTGCTTATCTGTAGTAAAATGCTAACGAGCAGTGCCCCTCGCCCAGACCGGTGAGGTCTCCATCCACCACCGTGGCCATGGACGCTGGGCACACGAGGCCACATGTGTGGGTTGGTGTCAGACAGCCCCAGGCAACCCGGCTTGCAGGAGCCCAGCCTCGCCGGGAGGACCTGGCCAACGGGCACAACCAACAGCCCCAAAACCAGCCCGGAGCGAGCCCAGGAGCAAGCAATGAGGAAAGTCCTGGAGCCGTGGGGAAGATGAGAAGGCAGCGACAGCTCCCCGGCAGGAGCCAGCACACTGCGCTCAGCGCCCCCGAGCAACGCAGGAAGCCACCAGAGCAGGAAACAGAGGTGACAGCGTGTGTCCCCAGCCCTCAGCAcgggagctgagctgctcttGGGACCCCTCAGGCGGGAGCCAGGGGCCCAAGCCCCACACCTGGAAAGCACAATGGGGCAGCGGCTGCAAGCCCCGGGCAAGGGGGCCGTGAGttgctggaggaggctgcagcacagccatcGGTGGAGAGGAGTGGTGACAGAGTGACAGTGCAGTGGCATTGCCCCCATCCAGACATGGCCCTGGCTGCACGTGTGCCGTGCATGGGCAGGTCACACGCGGGTGTggatggggacggggctgcTTCGCTCTCATCCCCCGCAGCGCTGGGGCGGCAGGTGGCAGCTCGCCGGCTGCCTGCAAACACCTTTTCTGGGTCTtcgctgtgcctgctgctgtgggcatCACCCACAGAGGAACACCCATCGGGGTCAGGTGCACAGCAGGGATGGGTTTCGGGACCCCAAAAAGCATGGGGAgacccagctgctgcttctcctttccctgcaggGTCCCCAGACCTCTCGCCCGTAGATGTAGGTCTTTTTGGGGGGGATGTCCTCATGTGGTGGACACGAacagctccccctgccctgaaaGGACCTCACCTCCTTGGAGATCGGGggtctgaagaaaaacatgggCAGGTGTTCCTGACTCAGACAGGGCCTGGGCACGCTGCGCGAGTGTGGGGACGGGTGCCAAGCGTGAGCCGAGCAGGAAGGAGCACGCCTGGTGGGAGCCACCATACGGACCTGTGGGAGGCACGGGGACGGGGGGACGAGGTGGCCGCGGTGTTTTGGGTGCCTGAACCTCTTGCTGGACCAGCCATGAAAGCAGGAGGAGACGACGTGCTCAAGGCAGACTGTGTCAAGCCAGAGCCATCGCGGGGCACTGGGGAGTGCCCTCTGGGAGCAGAAAACCATGGGCGGGACGGCAGGATGGATGGGAACGGAAACCAGAGCAGCCGTGCAACAGGGAGCTGGCCCGAGGCCACGCTGCAGCTCCCGAGGAGCAAATGAGAAGCTCCAACCTGCGGCACCGGGCAGGACGCGAGGTCGCACTGCCCATGCGCCGGGGCGAGGCGGATGGAAATATCTGGTGCTGAGACACGGCATGGTGCACGGGGCCGGCTGCGCACACCGGGAGGGAGGAGACGGTGCCGCCACAGCAATGCCCTGCCCTGGGCCACCCGGCTGGGGAACTCCGGCGGTGGCAGGCTCCTGGTTTTGTCCCAAAAAGGCACCCGAGGGAACCTTGCCTTCTCCTGCTCCATATGGTTGTGTCCGAAAAATCAGtggctttggggaaaaagggATCTGCTGGGCAATGGGCTGCGCGTTTGGGAACACGGGCCCACGTGAAGGCGAAGTGTGCTCGTGGGGAGCGGGGCGAATCGCTGCCCTGCTCCTCGGGAAGGGTCGGCCGtgcaggagagaaagaggaagggaacaCGGAGATGTGTGGCCTTGGTAGCATGGTGCCGAGGCCAccagcaaaaaacaaacccccTCGGCGGCCGGCGGGGTGAGAGGGGCAGCAGACGGAGATGGGGTCAGGTTTGGgcaccctggggctgcccctccCCAAGCACAGCATCCCCTtcccagggaggggaggagcagggaggctggCGGAGGCCGTATCGATCCTGTCAGGGTGCCAGCGCTTCCTCAGATGATGCGGGAGGGGGACATGGGCACGCAGAGACGCCGGGCTAGGCTCCCCgccaagtgtgtgtgtgggggggggcacagcatgcatccccccaaaaaactgcTTTGCGCGGCTCAGGAAGGCACTGGGACCCCATTCCCATTTTGTCCCAAGGCCAGCCTCCTCCAAACACGGGGTGCAGACATTGTGCTCAGCAGAGCCTGGGGACGGGGCGCAGGGGTGCAGGAGGGGGGTGCGGCACCCAGTGGCCGCCCCAGCCCCATGCGGGCACCCCATGGGAAGGTCCCTGAGAGGGGGGGATGCAACCAGAGCAGTTCCCACATCATCCTGGTAAAATTATTTCCTCGGGCCCTGCTTGCTTgttcttattattattaattttaagctGAAATCCCTGAAGAAAATGGCACAAAAATGGGTTTATTGCCAGGCTCGATGTCCTCGCTAGGAAGACCTTGCTGATATGCAAGGCGTGGGGCTGCAGCTCAatgcccagggcagcccccagcccctcaccctGCCCCTGCCAGCACAGAGCCCACCACGTCCGTGTGTccgtgtgtctgtgtgcacacgcgtgtgcaTCGCGTGTGCCGGGGGGAGGACGAGGAGGGACAGCTCTGAGTCAGAGCCGCAGGGGCAGGGCTGCGCCTGGGAGGCTGGAGCTGCCGTCAGCCGCTGAGAAGTGTTAAACTCATTTAATGTGATcgttagggggaaaaaaaagtgaaaggaaaaaaaaaaaaagaaaagaaaagaaaagaagggagagaaacagCTTCCTAAGAGAAGGAGCTGCGGGAACGTAACACCGAGGGGGAAGCAAGGCAGAGGAGCCGCAGCCACTggccctgcctgtccctgtccctgtccccgtccccgtccctgtccctccCCACCAAGCCAGCAATGCTGCCCCACACACCAGGATTCGGGGCAGAAGTGGGACCAGCAGTGTCCCCTGAGAGAGCTCTCAGGGGAGCCCGAAAGGAGACGAAAAGCGaggggctggagccaggggGCGAGGGGCTGCTGCCCAACGTCCCAGCGGTGTCCCCTGGGTGTGCGGCCCCGGTCCCCCCCATGGGGGTGACGTCCCACCCCggtgccacacacacacacactcgcccgtgcacacacacacacacacgcacaccgAGGTGGTGCAGAGGCACGTCGGGAACCACAGCAATTAggggagacttttttttttgggggggggggggggacggacacCGAGCGGGGGGGCCGTGCCCCTTTACCTGGAGACGGTCATCTCCGTCTGGGGGCCCTGCGCCTTCTCCAGGCCCAGCTTGGTGAAGATGCCCACCAGCACCATGACGGCCACCACGCCGCAGATGACGTAGACGATCATGTTGGTCCTGTCCCGCGCGGGGTCCTCGGGGGGCTCGTCCACCCGGGCGGGCGGCTGGCCCGTGTTCACCCAGTTGGGGGTGTCGTAGTTGGAGCAGCCGCTCTGGTCCAGCCGCCCGGGCTTGAACTGGCAGCAGAAGCGGTACCCGCAGGTCCCGCAGCAGTACTGGTAGATGCCGGCGTTGCAGTTGAACGGCGGGTCCCACTGCCCCATCACGTCGTAGTAGCCCCGGCAGCGGTCCCCACCCGGGCTGGGCTCGGTGGGCGCGGGGGCCACGTCCTCCACCGCCGGTGCCTGGCTCCCGTTGCCTCCTCTATCCCCGGGCCCCCCCGGGCTGGGCTCAGCGCCCCACGCCCGGccgggctccagcagcaccaggcagcagaTGCCCACCACGTAGCTCCGCTCCAGCCGCCCGCGGCTCCGGGGGGCCATCTCTCACCCCCTGCCCGAGCCCTTCTCCGTGtgtggccccccccccccctccccccccggggGGTTACAGCCGCTCGCCCGCCCCGCGAGGGCCCCCCCGGAGCAGCCCCATGGCTGCGGAGATGCCCCCGAGGAGGAGACGAGAGGGcttggggagagggggggaggaaaaagagggaaaaaaaaaaaaaaaagaaaaagaaaaagaaaaagggggggaaaaacgAAGTGCGAGGGGACGGACCCCCGGTTCtcgcccccccaaaaaaacggGCCGGGAGGGTTCAGGGCAGGAGCCGAGGCTGGCGGCGGGGCAGAGCCCCCGGGTGCCCCCGGCCGGGGCGGGGAtgcggagcggggcggccgggcgggctgggggctctgggcGACCCCATCCCCGCCTCTGCCCCTTGCTGCCGGCAGCGAGCTCCGgcaaggagagaggggagggcgaaggaaggcaaaaaataaataaataaaaaaaaaatcagaaaagcagcaaaaagccGCGGCAccggggaaggaggggaggaggaggaggaggaggaggaggaggaggaggaggagaagggcgggggggggaggaggagggaagcggggcggcggagcgggcagggctcggggctgggtGGCGGCTCGCCGAGGAAACCGGAGAAGCTCCTTCACCAGTCCTctgccgcccgccccgggcccTGGCCCGCCGCCACCGGGCGGCAGGCACCGAGCGGCCCGCCCCGTCGGGCGGGGACCACGCGTGGcagccgccccgcgccgcccgccggcCCCCGCGCTCCTCCCGCACCGGGCATCGCCGGGTGGGtgtcccccccaaaaaatataCAGCCCCCGGGACGGAGCTGGGGGGCCGCGGGCGTCGGGCTGGGTGCGGGAAAGGGGGCGTCGGGGGGAAGGGGCGAGCCCCACAgctgggggtccctgggggaGAGgtgtggggaaaggggggagggggggtcccCAGTCCCGGTGGGCGTCAGGGCATCGCCCTTAGGGAGCTGAGACCCCCACGGGGGGAATGAGGGATGGGGGAAGCAGGTGAACCCCCAAAACCACGTCGTTCCCAGATCTGGGATGATTTTGGGCTCCCCAAGCAGCGTGCCCCCATCGTCAGTCCCCTCGGCCAGCGCCTCGCCCCAGAAGGGAGGGATTTGCTTTCCCTGCTCTGCGCCCATGGTGCGGCCCGGGATGAGTGTGGCCAGGGCGAGGGACATGCACAGGGCCTCTCATGCCCTCCAGCATCCTGCCCCGGggctccctgtgcccccagcaTCGCCGTTGTCTCCTCGGGCAAACCACCCGCGTGGCCCAGAGCTGGGAGGAGGTTTGGAAACATCGCTGGAAAgatgcagctggagctggggccgCCTCTGATGGGTCCCGAGTGCCGCAAGCGAACGAGAGAGACCCATTTTGCAAGGTAGCTCTGAGCCTCCAGAGCTTCCCGAAGAGATAAAAAGCCAGCGAGGCGGCAGAAAGCCGCGCATCGCCGAACGCCGCGCTCCCACCAGCCCTCGGGGGGGTCTCGGGTTGGAGGCACCGGCGGTGGGAAGTTGCAGGCACGGGGGCTGTTAGCGCTAACAGCCCCCGCCAGCCTTGACAGAAGCCGTGCAAGCAAAGTTTGCTGGCTGCCCAGGTAATGGCAGAAATCGTTTCTGGGCGATTGCTCGCGACGTGCATGCgagcagagcccccccagggGCCGGGAGGCTTATCAGGCTGGTAGCAGGCTGAGCAAGAAACTGGCCAAAATCGGGGATTTTGTAGGGAAATGGTTGCCTGGAATGACCTGGGAGAAAgggaatatttcttttctgcgGGGAGGAACGCTCACAGAGCGTGAAACAGGCGCTTAAAGGGTATCTCGGTGCCTGTGCAGCCAGGCTAGGAGCGGGAGGGCAGCGTGCGGGCAGGAGCCGCAGGAAATTCAGGTCGGTGGGGACCCCTAGGGAAAACCCAAAGGACGTGCTCGCGGTGTCCGCCGGCACTTGTGGGGATGCGGCTCTGGGAGAGGAGCTCCAGCAGGCTCTGGCCACGAGCCTCGGGGGCTGTGGGGGAAACAGTCCCCCCGGTGACGATGCCACCCGGACCACGGAGCGGCGTCTGCATGCCTGCAGAGATGCGATACAG
This is a stretch of genomic DNA from Cygnus atratus isolate AKBS03 ecotype Queensland, Australia chromosome 1, CAtr_DNAZoo_HiC_assembly, whole genome shotgun sequence. It encodes these proteins:
- the SHISA8 gene encoding protein shisa-8 yields the protein MAPRSRGRLERSYVVGICCLVLLEPGRAWGAEPSPGGPGDRGGNGSQAPAVEDVAPAPTEPSPGGDRCRGYYDVMGQWDPPFNCNAGIYQYCCGTCGYRFCCQFKPGRLDQSGCSNYDTPNWVNTGQPPARVDEPPEDPARDRTNMIVYVICGVVAVMVLVGIFTKLGLEKAQGPQTEMTVSRTLTDLLKQPGHGPSEHIDGLMGSVQVQLGEGLARGSPRSSADKLPLNNAVASAGVPPLGRPHSHGKRLLLAGSLPPTAPGYSAYATLTTGESIPEDFYRHFGGPEVPPPSTLPFPHAEGPGLPEGCPPLGATKTKGPPKPSEGWEGGPQRGPRRPGPATLLYGQTSRHLATNSKTEVTV